Proteins from one Listeria weihenstephanensis genomic window:
- a CDS encoding L-cystine transporter: MDTAFLIINLIVAAFVIFIFVWLTKRHVSFSKRVLLALGIGIVAGFVLQFIYGAASDVTKQTTEWLGIIGGGYIKLLQMIAIPLIFISIVTAFTRLQLKTNIAKVGIWIIGTLVVTAAIAAFVGIGAALLFHLDASNISQGATEAARATELQDKFAGISDLSFPQKIVELLPANPFLDFTGARATSTVAIVIFAAFIGAAFLGVQRKQPKEAAIFAKGVDAIYAIVLRIVKLILRLTPYGVFAIMTSTVALSDTSAILKLGNFVLASYAALIAMFIIHLVIVAFTGTSPMTYIRKSMPVLTLAFTSRTSAGAIPLNIETQKKLGVPEGIANFAASFGLSIGQNGCAGIYPAMLAIMIAPAAGIDPFSINFILTVVLVVAISSFGVAGVGGGATFAAIIVLSTLNLPIGLAGVLISIEPLIDMGRTALNVSDSMVAGIVTSKATGELKQEDDQTLVEA, from the coding sequence ATGGATACAGCATTTTTAATTATTAACTTAATCGTAGCCGCTTTCGTCATTTTCATTTTTGTGTGGCTTACGAAACGTCATGTTTCTTTTTCTAAGCGTGTACTACTCGCTCTTGGTATTGGGATTGTCGCTGGTTTTGTATTGCAATTTATTTACGGGGCAGCGTCTGATGTCACGAAACAAACGACGGAATGGCTTGGAATTATCGGTGGTGGTTACATTAAACTACTACAAATGATCGCGATTCCTTTGATTTTCATTTCTATCGTGACCGCATTTACACGCCTTCAACTCAAAACTAATATTGCTAAAGTGGGTATCTGGATTATCGGTACACTTGTTGTAACTGCTGCCATTGCTGCTTTTGTCGGTATTGGTGCGGCACTCTTGTTCCATCTTGATGCAAGTAATATTTCACAAGGTGCAACGGAAGCTGCTAGAGCAACGGAACTTCAAGATAAATTCGCAGGTATCAGCGACCTATCTTTCCCACAAAAAATCGTGGAGCTATTACCCGCTAATCCGTTCCTTGATTTCACTGGCGCACGCGCTACTTCGACAGTTGCCATCGTTATTTTTGCTGCCTTTATCGGCGCCGCTTTCCTTGGTGTACAGCGGAAGCAACCAAAAGAAGCCGCCATTTTTGCCAAAGGAGTCGACGCGATTTATGCGATCGTATTGCGCATCGTAAAACTCATTCTACGCTTAACGCCATACGGTGTTTTTGCGATTATGACAAGTACAGTGGCGCTCAGTGATACGTCTGCCATTTTAAAACTTGGAAACTTTGTCCTCGCTTCTTACGCGGCACTTATCGCTATGTTTATCATTCATTTGGTAATTGTAGCTTTCACAGGAACAAGCCCAATGACATATATTCGTAAATCGATGCCCGTTCTCACGTTAGCTTTCACATCTAGAACGAGTGCTGGAGCTATTCCGCTGAACATCGAAACGCAAAAGAAATTAGGCGTTCCTGAAGGTATTGCCAATTTTGCCGCATCGTTTGGCTTATCTATCGGACAAAATGGATGCGCCGGAATTTATCCTGCTATGCTTGCTATCATGATCGCGCCAGCTGCCGGAATCGATCCATTCTCAATAAACTTTATTTTAACTGTTGTGCTCGTTGTCGCTATTAGCTCTTTCGGAGTTGCCGGAGTCGGTGGTGGCGCAACGTTTGCCGCGATCATCGTACTCTCCACTTTGAACTTGCCAATCGGGCTTGCTGGTGTTCTAATTTCAATCGAACCGTTGATTGACATGGGACGTACAGCGCTTAATGTAAGTGATAGCATGGTTGCAGGGATCGTAACGAGCAAAGCCACGGGGGAATTAAAACAAGAAGACGACCAAACATTGGTTGAAGCTTAA
- a CDS encoding MFS transporter produces MFFKNSKWRASGTVLALLWVCWLLSFLDRMVITVALPYIAEDFQLTSTHQGLIISTFFMGYALFQIPGGMLADRFGFRKMTSIAVGFWSLFTMLTGLIFYYPLFLGVRFFFGLGEAPLPGSSYKAIATYYPKRLRGRMTSIQSTVNTLGPAFASILAAYFISVFGWRHLFVFLAIPGFVVAFLFYRLVRDNPKDNPRMSAEALQELEEDEPTVNVTAPKAKASTIFKNSLVWKAGLVWFFFDLTFWGFTSWLPSYLMNERNLSLQATGFFNALPYLVGTVAMLIGGAMSDRFKEKRRFIFAIAILVAAISLFFIIKVPSIEMALLLQCMTAFFLFLSQGIFWGIVVDILPTNQMATGSSVVNCLGSIAGVISPIVIGKLLDISGGSYATTFVYLAICLVLAGVIVPSLKTKKLGVS; encoded by the coding sequence ATGTTTTTTAAAAACTCAAAATGGCGAGCAAGTGGGACGGTTTTAGCACTACTATGGGTTTGTTGGTTATTATCTTTTTTAGATAGGATGGTAATCACGGTAGCACTGCCATACATAGCAGAGGATTTCCAGCTTACTTCAACACATCAAGGCCTCATTATTAGTACTTTTTTCATGGGATATGCGTTATTTCAAATTCCAGGAGGGATGTTAGCAGATCGATTTGGATTTCGAAAAATGACGAGTATCGCTGTCGGTTTCTGGTCACTTTTCACGATGTTAACAGGACTCATTTTTTATTATCCGTTATTTCTAGGTGTTCGTTTTTTCTTCGGACTTGGCGAAGCACCATTACCAGGATCGTCTTATAAAGCGATTGCGACGTATTATCCAAAACGACTAAGAGGGCGAATGACGAGTATTCAATCGACGGTCAATACACTTGGGCCAGCTTTTGCAAGTATTTTAGCAGCTTATTTTATTAGTGTATTCGGCTGGAGGCATTTATTTGTTTTTCTTGCGATTCCAGGTTTTGTGGTTGCCTTTTTGTTTTATCGTTTAGTTCGTGATAATCCAAAAGACAACCCACGAATGAGTGCTGAGGCATTGCAGGAGTTGGAAGAAGATGAACCCACTGTCAACGTGACGGCACCAAAAGCAAAGGCGTCTACCATCTTTAAAAATAGTTTGGTTTGGAAGGCGGGGCTTGTTTGGTTTTTCTTTGACCTGACTTTTTGGGGATTTACGTCGTGGCTCCCATCCTATTTAATGAATGAGCGGAATTTGAGTTTACAGGCAACAGGTTTTTTCAATGCTTTACCGTACTTGGTTGGGACTGTTGCCATGCTCATTGGTGGCGCGATGTCTGATCGTTTCAAGGAGAAACGACGCTTTATTTTTGCGATTGCGATTCTTGTTGCAGCAATATCCCTATTTTTCATTATCAAAGTTCCATCGATTGAAATGGCGCTTTTATTACAGTGTATGACGGCCTTTTTCTTATTTTTGTCACAAGGTATTTTTTGGGGAATAGTTGTGGATATTTTACCAACAAACCAAATGGCAACTGGGTCATCTGTCGTCAATTGTCTAGGATCGATTGCAGGCGTTATTTCACCGATTGTGATCGGAAAATTGTTGGACATTTCAGGTGGGTCTTACGCAACCACATTTGTTTATTTAGCGATTTGCCTCGTTTTAGCAGGGGTGATTGTTCCATCTTTAAAAACGAAGAAATTAGGCGTATCTTAA
- a CDS encoding pyruvate, water dikinase regulatory protein — protein MNSTVIIYVISDAIGETAQHLIRASTAQFTLAGGADIRRHPFVRDKESLLEILEEAKKANAIIVQTLVQKKLASISNDYCLQNGLPCIDLVSNLTEAIEQKTGQQSKEDPGNMRRLDQHYFDRIAAIEFAVKYDDCKDPRGLLEADIVLIGISRTSKTPLSSYLANQNYKVANVPLVPEIPIPAELTQIPRNRIIGLTNSPEKLSAIRKVRLKSIGLDESSSYSSENRILEELDYGYRIFKQLGCRVIQVEDKAIEETAALIIEKVK, from the coding sequence ATGAATTCTACTGTCATCATTTACGTTATTTCAGACGCTATCGGGGAAACCGCACAACATCTCATCCGCGCTTCTACCGCACAATTCACACTTGCGGGCGGTGCTGATATTCGCCGTCATCCCTTCGTTCGCGATAAAGAATCCCTTCTTGAAATTTTAGAAGAGGCAAAAAAAGCGAACGCCATCATTGTTCAAACACTCGTTCAAAAAAAATTGGCCTCGATCTCAAACGATTACTGCCTTCAAAATGGCTTACCGTGCATCGACCTCGTGTCTAATTTAACCGAAGCAATCGAGCAAAAAACAGGACAACAATCCAAAGAAGACCCCGGAAACATGCGCCGTCTTGATCAACATTACTTCGACCGAATTGCCGCTATAGAATTCGCCGTCAAGTACGATGATTGCAAAGATCCACGCGGTTTACTCGAAGCCGATATCGTTCTCATCGGTATTTCGCGTACAAGTAAAACGCCGCTTAGCAGCTATCTCGCAAATCAAAATTACAAAGTGGCCAACGTTCCGCTTGTTCCAGAGATCCCAATTCCAGCAGAACTGACCCAAATCCCAAGAAATCGTATTATCGGCTTAACAAATAGCCCAGAAAAATTATCAGCCATCCGCAAAGTTCGCCTAAAATCCATTGGTTTAGATGAATCCAGCAGTTATTCCAGCGAAAATCGTATTTTAGAAGAACTTGATTACGGTTATCGCATTTTCAAACAGCTTGGGTGCCGCGTGATTCAAGTGGAAGATAAAGCGATTGAAGAAACAGCTGCCCTCATCATTGAAAAAGTAAAATAA
- a CDS encoding ABC-F family ATP-binding cassette domain-containing protein — protein MKQLKVENLTKTYGEKSLFEDVTFAITEGERIGVIGVNGTGKSTLLSIIAGIEEGDKGVITKAKDYTIGFLAQDPVLTDEHTVLEEVFQGETRALQAVRNYEQVLLEMAIDPDDTKLHDRFTIAQHEMDATNAWDVNTDAKTILDRLGITDLTAKVGSLSGGQRKRVGLAKIMIETPDLLILDEPTNHLDFTSIRFLEDYLNRFRGAVLLVTHDRYFLDRVTNHMLEIDRGKAYRYVGNYEKFMESKAIRMDNEMREGEKNLNLYRKELAWMRRGAKARSTKQKARQDRFSDLEGKVKSKTDDTELQLDFATSRLGKQVFTLDHVDKRFAEKHVLQDFSLIIQPGERIGITGNNGTGKSTLLNMLAGRLEPDAGEVLTGQTVRIGYYTQQNEEMDPDQRMIAYLQEASETVKTSDGEVVSVSNMLERFLFPPITHGKKIASLSGGEKRRLFLLKILMERPNVLLLDEPTNDLDTQTLTVLEDYLETFNGTVITVSHDRYFLDKIARKLLVFTGIGQIETYLGEYSHFLVDYESRKGKSKMFAAEMEQEEVVMEKPKEKVKHTFEEKREWAEIEGLIEAQEAKIASINAELETVGSDFTKAGELNTALEEAETELERLMARWEYLSEYAD, from the coding sequence ATGAAACAATTAAAAGTTGAGAATTTAACGAAGACATATGGCGAAAAAAGCCTTTTTGAAGATGTCACTTTTGCAATCACGGAAGGGGAACGAATTGGTGTTATCGGTGTCAATGGTACTGGTAAATCAACGTTGCTGTCGATTATTGCTGGAATTGAAGAAGGCGATAAAGGCGTGATTACAAAAGCGAAGGATTATACGATCGGATTTCTAGCGCAAGATCCTGTTTTAACGGATGAACACACCGTTTTAGAAGAGGTTTTCCAAGGGGAGACGCGTGCGCTTCAAGCGGTTCGCAACTATGAGCAGGTCTTGCTTGAAATGGCGATTGATCCAGATGATACGAAATTGCATGATCGCTTTACAATCGCGCAACATGAGATGGATGCTACCAATGCTTGGGATGTGAACACGGATGCCAAGACTATTTTAGATCGTCTGGGAATTACTGATTTGACGGCAAAAGTTGGATCTTTATCAGGTGGACAACGTAAGCGTGTGGGTCTCGCAAAAATCATGATTGAGACGCCTGATTTGCTTATTTTGGACGAACCTACTAACCATCTTGATTTCACATCGATTCGTTTTTTAGAAGATTATTTGAACCGTTTTCGTGGAGCGGTTTTACTTGTAACCCATGATCGGTATTTCTTAGATCGAGTGACGAATCATATGCTTGAAATTGATCGTGGCAAGGCCTATCGTTATGTCGGTAACTACGAGAAGTTTATGGAATCAAAAGCAATTCGGATGGATAATGAGATGCGTGAAGGCGAGAAGAATTTGAACTTGTATCGTAAAGAGCTTGCGTGGATGCGCCGTGGTGCGAAAGCCCGGTCAACGAAACAAAAAGCGCGCCAAGATCGTTTTTCTGATTTGGAAGGTAAAGTGAAATCGAAAACGGATGATACGGAATTGCAACTGGATTTTGCAACATCGCGTCTTGGGAAACAGGTTTTCACATTAGATCATGTCGATAAACGCTTCGCCGAGAAACATGTGTTGCAAGATTTTAGCTTGATTATTCAGCCGGGTGAACGGATTGGTATTACTGGTAACAATGGTACCGGGAAGTCGACGCTTTTGAATATGCTGGCTGGGCGTTTGGAGCCTGACGCTGGTGAAGTTTTAACAGGCCAAACGGTTCGGATTGGTTATTATACGCAGCAAAATGAAGAAATGGATCCAGATCAGCGGATGATTGCGTATCTACAAGAGGCGAGTGAAACGGTAAAAACCTCGGATGGAGAAGTGGTTTCTGTTTCGAATATGCTGGAACGTTTCCTATTTCCACCAATTACGCATGGTAAGAAAATTGCGAGTTTATCTGGTGGCGAGAAGCGTCGTCTGTTCTTACTGAAAATTTTGATGGAGCGGCCGAATGTTCTTTTGTTAGATGAGCCGACGAATGATCTGGATACGCAGACGTTGACCGTGTTGGAGGATTATTTGGAGACGTTTAATGGTACGGTTATTACTGTCAGCCATGATCGTTATTTCTTGGATAAAATTGCGCGGAAACTGCTTGTGTTCACTGGAATTGGTCAAATTGAGACGTATCTTGGTGAGTATAGTCATTTCTTAGTGGACTATGAATCGCGAAAAGGAAAGTCAAAAATGTTTGCAGCGGAGATGGAGCAAGAAGAAGTTGTGATGGAAAAACCGAAAGAGAAAGTGAAGCATACGTTTGAAGAAAAGCGTGAGTGGGCGGAGATTGAAGGCTTGATCGAGGCGCAAGAGGCTAAGATTGCATCGATTAATGCGGAGCTTGAAACAGTGGGCTCAGATTTCACAAAAGCGGGCGAACTCAATACGGCGCTGGAAGAGGCAGAAACCGAGTTGGAACGCTTGATGGCACGTTGGGAATATTTATCGGAGTATGCGGATTAA
- a CDS encoding thymidylate synthase, with protein sequence MKQYLDLEKFVLENGTQKGDRTGTGTISTFGYQMRFDLAEGFPIMTTKRVPFKLVASELLWFLHGDTNIRYLLEHNNNIWNEWAFERWVKSDDYKGPDMTDFGLRVEQDEDFKAVYLEEMTSFKERILADETFAKQYGELGNIYGKQWREWRTSTGETIDQLADVIEMIKKNPNSRRLMVSAWNPEDVPTMALPPCHTIFQFYVADGKLSCQLYQRSADIFLGVPFNIASYALLTHLIAREAGLDVGEFVHTMGDAHLYNNHMDQVKEQLTREPRTLPKLVLSEKPATIFDFDVADITLEGYDPHPAIKAPISV encoded by the coding sequence ATGAAACAGTATTTAGATTTGGAGAAATTTGTACTTGAAAATGGGACGCAAAAGGGAGACCGGACGGGTACTGGCACGATTAGTACGTTTGGCTATCAAATGCGCTTTGATCTTGCGGAAGGTTTTCCAATTATGACGACGAAACGCGTACCATTTAAACTAGTTGCGAGTGAATTGCTTTGGTTTTTACATGGGGATACTAATATCCGCTACCTTTTGGAGCATAATAATAATATTTGGAATGAATGGGCATTTGAGCGTTGGGTGAAGAGCGACGATTATAAAGGTCCAGACATGACGGATTTTGGTTTGAGAGTGGAGCAGGATGAGGACTTTAAAGCGGTTTATTTAGAAGAGATGACGAGCTTTAAGGAACGAATTTTGGCGGATGAGACTTTTGCGAAACAGTACGGTGAGTTGGGCAATATTTATGGGAAACAGTGGCGGGAATGGCGGACGTCAACGGGAGAAACGATTGATCAATTGGCGGATGTGATTGAGATGATTAAAAAGAATCCAAATTCGCGTCGTTTGATGGTATCTGCGTGGAATCCTGAGGACGTGCCAACCATGGCATTACCACCGTGTCATACGATTTTTCAATTTTATGTGGCGGATGGGAAACTGAGTTGTCAGTTATATCAGCGGAGTGCGGATATTTTCTTGGGTGTGCCGTTTAATATTGCTTCGTACGCCTTGTTGACGCATCTTATTGCGCGTGAAGCGGGACTTGATGTTGGTGAATTTGTTCATACGATGGGGGACGCGCACCTTTATAACAACCATATGGATCAAGTGAAGGAGCAGTTAACTCGTGAACCTCGTACGTTGCCAAAACTGGTGTTATCTGAGAAACCTGCGACAATTTTTGATTTTGATGTGGCCGATATAACGCTGGAAGGTTATGATCCACATCCTGCGATTAAAGCGCCAATTTCTGTTTGA
- the ppdK gene encoding pyruvate, phosphate dikinase yields MRKFVYHFNEGSKEMKYLLGGKGANLAEMTNIGLPVPPGFTITTEACKDYNDHNQILSDDIYAEMMTHLQILEQETGKKFGDATNPLLISVRSGAPFSMPGMMDTILNLGLNDLSVQGLENATNDARSSYDCYRRFIQMFGDVVYNIPSYRFEQALTDLKNENDYTLDTQLTATDLQKLINTYKDLYISVSGREFPQNPFEQLRLSITAVFDSWENPRAAIYRRLHHIDNQLGTAVNIQSMVFGNTGESSGTGIAFTRNPSTGENLFFGEYLLNAQGEDVVAGIRTPEPISHLEDTMPEVYQKLLDVAALLELHYLDMQDIEFTIEKGELFVLQTRTGKRTAQAAINIAVDLVHEGKLSKEDAIMRIDTSQIDQLLHPSFDEASLKATTSLATGLPASPGAATGQIYFNAEDAVLAAERGEKAILVRNETSPEDIEGMAKSVAILTAHGGMTSHAAVVARGMGKCCVAGCDAIAIDESQKTLQTATFTLTEGDFLSLNGSTGKVYLGQIPLVESEIGGHFEELMSWVNEAKKLVVRVNADSPNDLEVGVHFGAEGVGLCRTEHMFFQDDRITYVRQMIIAETLEERLIALAHLKEMQKADFAGIFRVANGKPVNIRLLDPPLHEFLPKTTQDIEKLAGELGKPVVELKQRVQDLGETNPMLGHRGCRLAITFPEIYIMQAEAIMESAIQIHDEGIAVFPEIMVPLVSSKEEIAIIKKQLKEAIQTIFRREQLVLPFDIGTMIEIPRACVTADEIAEEAQFFSFGTNDLTQLTFGFSRDDANKFLYAYQEQKILPIDPFQSIDQKGVGALVTTAVQRGRMTNPALKMGVCGEHGGDPASIHFFHKLGLQYVSCSPYRIPIARIAAAQASILEERQEKVMV; encoded by the coding sequence TTGAGAAAATTTGTGTATCATTTTAATGAAGGTTCAAAGGAAATGAAGTACTTACTGGGTGGAAAAGGTGCTAATTTAGCAGAAATGACGAATATTGGTTTGCCTGTACCACCTGGCTTCACGATAACAACAGAAGCATGTAAAGATTATAATGATCATAATCAAATTTTATCCGATGATATCTACGCCGAAATGATGACCCATCTGCAAATTTTAGAACAAGAAACAGGGAAGAAATTTGGCGATGCGACTAATCCCCTGCTTATCTCTGTTCGTTCCGGTGCACCTTTTTCGATGCCAGGCATGATGGACACGATTCTCAACTTAGGGCTCAATGATTTGTCTGTACAAGGACTTGAAAACGCAACCAATGATGCCCGTTCCAGCTACGATTGTTACCGCCGATTTATCCAAATGTTTGGTGATGTGGTTTATAATATTCCAAGCTATCGTTTCGAACAGGCGCTTACTGATTTAAAAAATGAGAACGATTACACACTTGATACGCAACTTACAGCAACCGACTTACAAAAATTGATTAACACATATAAAGACTTGTACATCAGCGTTTCTGGCCGTGAATTTCCGCAAAATCCTTTTGAACAACTGCGTCTTTCTATCACCGCCGTTTTTGATTCGTGGGAAAATCCGCGCGCGGCTATTTATCGCCGGCTACATCATATTGATAATCAACTTGGAACCGCTGTCAATATTCAATCGATGGTGTTTGGAAATACTGGTGAATCGAGTGGCACTGGCATTGCGTTTACGAGAAACCCTTCGACGGGCGAAAATCTCTTTTTTGGAGAGTACTTACTTAATGCACAAGGCGAAGATGTTGTAGCTGGAATCCGCACGCCTGAGCCAATCTCACACTTAGAAGACACGATGCCAGAAGTTTATCAAAAGTTACTCGATGTCGCCGCCCTACTTGAACTACATTATTTAGATATGCAAGATATTGAGTTTACCATTGAAAAAGGAGAATTGTTCGTGCTGCAAACGAGGACTGGGAAGCGAACCGCGCAAGCAGCGATTAATATTGCTGTCGACCTCGTACATGAGGGGAAATTATCAAAAGAGGACGCGATTATGCGCATAGATACCTCTCAAATCGATCAACTTTTGCATCCGTCGTTTGATGAAGCGAGTCTTAAAGCAACGACTTCACTGGCAACAGGCTTACCCGCTTCACCAGGAGCTGCCACAGGTCAAATTTATTTTAACGCGGAAGATGCTGTACTTGCAGCAGAGCGTGGCGAAAAAGCGATTCTTGTGCGCAACGAAACGTCCCCAGAAGACATCGAAGGCATGGCGAAAAGTGTCGCGATCCTCACCGCACATGGTGGTATGACATCACACGCCGCCGTAGTTGCTCGCGGGATGGGGAAATGCTGCGTCGCTGGTTGTGATGCTATCGCAATTGACGAATCGCAAAAAACTCTGCAAACCGCAACATTCACACTAACAGAAGGCGATTTCCTATCTTTAAATGGCTCCACGGGAAAAGTTTACCTAGGACAAATACCGCTCGTTGAAAGCGAAATTGGCGGTCACTTCGAGGAATTGATGAGCTGGGTCAACGAAGCGAAAAAACTAGTAGTTCGAGTCAATGCGGATTCTCCAAACGACCTAGAAGTTGGAGTTCATTTTGGCGCAGAAGGTGTTGGTTTATGCCGAACGGAGCATATGTTTTTCCAAGATGATCGCATCACTTACGTCCGCCAAATGATTATCGCTGAAACGCTTGAAGAACGCCTGATCGCTCTAGCCCATTTAAAAGAGATGCAAAAAGCTGATTTCGCCGGCATCTTCCGTGTCGCAAATGGGAAACCCGTAAATATTCGTCTACTCGATCCCCCACTTCACGAATTTTTACCGAAAACAACACAGGATATTGAAAAATTAGCTGGAGAGCTTGGCAAGCCTGTTGTAGAGTTAAAGCAACGTGTTCAAGACTTAGGCGAAACGAACCCAATGCTTGGCCATCGCGGTTGCCGTCTTGCTATCACCTTCCCTGAGATCTATATAATGCAAGCCGAAGCCATCATGGAGAGCGCCATTCAGATTCATGATGAAGGCATTGCCGTTTTCCCAGAAATTATGGTTCCACTCGTTTCTAGTAAAGAAGAAATTGCAATTATTAAAAAGCAGTTAAAAGAAGCGATCCAAACGATTTTCCGCAGAGAACAACTCGTATTACCGTTTGATATTGGAACGATGATCGAAATTCCGCGTGCTTGCGTGACGGCTGACGAAATTGCAGAAGAAGCACAGTTTTTCAGTTTTGGTACGAATGATCTGACACAATTGACGTTTGGCTTTTCACGCGATGATGCGAATAAGTTCTTATACGCGTACCAAGAGCAGAAAATTCTACCTATAGATCCGTTCCAATCCATCGATCAAAAAGGAGTTGGTGCGCTTGTAACGACGGCTGTCCAGCGTGGTAGGATGACAAATCCAGCGCTCAAAATGGGGGTTTGTGGCGAGCATGGCGGAGATCCAGCTTCGATTCATTTCTTTCATAAATTAGGATTGCAGTATGTTTCTTGTTCGCCATACCGAATTCCAATTGCACGAATTGCTGCAGCTCAAGCTTCGATTTTGGAGGAAAGGCAGGAGAAAGTGATGGTTTAG
- a CDS encoding dihydrofolate reductase, whose protein sequence is MLTFIWAQDKDGFIGKDNTMPWRLPADLQHFKRETNGHMIVMGRKTYESIGKALPNRENVVLTRDLDYSLEDATVVHTKQDVLDLAQDKDAYITGGAEIYQLFLDEADALVVTHVEEHCGGDTRFPDIKWEKWRLIKREDGVRDAKNDLDFWYGWYQKEEV, encoded by the coding sequence ATGCTAACTTTTATTTGGGCACAGGATAAAGATGGTTTTATTGGAAAAGATAATACGATGCCATGGCGTTTGCCAGCAGATTTACAACATTTTAAACGAGAGACAAATGGACATATGATCGTGATGGGTCGTAAAACGTATGAATCGATTGGAAAAGCATTGCCGAATCGCGAAAATGTAGTGTTGACACGAGATCTTGATTATTCTTTAGAAGACGCGACGGTTGTTCATACGAAGCAAGATGTATTGGATTTGGCGCAAGACAAGGATGCGTATATTACAGGTGGGGCCGAAATCTATCAATTATTTTTAGATGAGGCAGACGCGCTAGTTGTGACGCATGTAGAAGAACATTGTGGCGGTGATACACGGTTTCCAGATATCAAATGGGAAAAGTGGCGTCTCATAAAGCGTGAAGACGGGGTACGTGATGCGAAAAATGATCTTGATTTTTGGTATGGCTGGTATCAAAAAGAGGAAGTGTAA
- a CDS encoding helix-turn-helix transcriptional regulator yields the protein MSQIKLSARQLEIIKFVKKNEPATGDQIARSLDLTRATIRADLSILTMTGILDARPKVGYFYSGLELNPTIYEDMRQLKVDAIMTTPVLVTKETSIHDAIVTLFLEDTGSLYVIEATELIGIVSRKDLLKGALADTDKKATPIATIMTRMPNILTVTPTDTILFAAQQLVIHQIDSLPVVDDKKAIGKVSKTRLAQLFVDTFKNE from the coding sequence GTGAGCCAAATAAAACTCTCAGCACGACAACTCGAAATCATCAAATTTGTGAAAAAAAACGAGCCCGCAACTGGTGATCAAATTGCGCGTTCTCTTGATTTAACACGTGCTACGATCCGCGCCGATCTCTCCATCTTGACCATGACTGGTATTTTAGACGCACGTCCGAAAGTGGGTTATTTTTATTCAGGACTCGAGCTTAATCCTACTATTTACGAAGATATGCGCCAGCTTAAAGTCGATGCCATTATGACGACACCTGTACTTGTAACGAAGGAAACCTCTATCCACGATGCGATTGTCACCTTATTTTTAGAGGATACTGGTAGCTTATATGTTATCGAAGCAACCGAGCTGATCGGTATTGTCTCTCGCAAAGACTTGCTAAAAGGCGCGCTTGCCGACACCGACAAAAAAGCTACACCTATCGCAACAATTATGACACGCATGCCGAATATTTTAACCGTCACACCGACAGATACGATCCTCTTTGCCGCACAACAGCTCGTGATTCATCAAATCGACTCTCTGCCGGTTGTTGACGACAAAAAAGCAATCGGCAAAGTTTCCAAAACACGATTGGCACAACTTTTCGTAGATACGTTTAAAAATGAATAA